One part of the Salvelinus fontinalis isolate EN_2023a chromosome 4, ASM2944872v1, whole genome shotgun sequence genome encodes these proteins:
- the LOC129853818 gene encoding E3 ubiquitin-protein ligase RNF165-like isoform X2 gives MVLVHVGYLVLPVFGSVRNRGSLFNRQQHSHATSCRHFQLGPHAPLPIDFPMPHPGQPQSGINPHLAPSGHQHPPQLHSPLNPLPPTPQFQDLLVPTFLPQALHQQYLLQQQILEAQNRRIMPPSRRTPERMPHQPHRLRLGYEFVPALHVLPQPVGQQPRYLAEGTDWDLSVDAGLPPHQYHVRPLPQHFQHYLTSPRMHHFPRNSTSTQVVVHEIRNYPYPQLHLLALQGLNPSRHASAVRESYEELLQLEDRLGSVNRGAIQTTIERFTFPHKYKKRIPQDLKLGLEDEELDTDEKCTICLSMLEDREDVRRLPCMHLFHQACVDQWLATSRKCPICRVDIETQLTPDS, from the exons ATGGTTTTAGTGCATGTCGGATATCTGGTTCTTCCTGTATTTGGCTCAGTAAGAAATAGAG GATCCCTCTTTAACCGGCAGCAGCATAGCCATGCTACCTCTTGCCGGCACTTCCAGCTAGGCCCCCATGCCCCGCTGCCCATTGACTTCCCCATGCCCCACCCAGGTCAGCCCCAGTCGGGCATAAACCCCCACCTGGCTCCCTCTGGCCACCAGCATCCTCCCCAGCTCCACTCGCCCCTCAACCCCTTACCCCCCACACCCCAGTTCCAGGACCTCTTGGTCCCCACTTTCCTACCTCAGGCCTTACACCAGCAATACCTCCTCCAACAGCAGATCCTAGAAGCCCAGAACCGCCGCATCATGCCACCTTCAAG ACGCACCCCAGAGAGAATGCCCCACCAGCCCCACAGACTGCGGCTGGGGTACGAGTTTGTTCCTGCCCTCCATGTCCTCCCACAGCCTGTTGGCCAGCAGCCTCGCTACCTGGCCGAAGGCACAGACTG GGACCTGAGTGTGGACGCGGGGCTGCCCCCCCACCAATACCACGTCCGCCCACTTCCCCAGCACTTTCAACACTACCTGACCTCTCCCCGGATGCATCACTTCCCCAGGAACAGCACCTCCACCCAAGTG GTTGTCCATGAGATCAGAAACTACCCGTATCCTCAGTTACACCTGCTGGCCCTGCAGGGCCTCAACCCCTCTCGCCATGCATCCGCTGTGAGAGAGAGCTACGAG GAGCTACTGCAGCTGGAGGACAGGTTGGGCAGTGTGAACCGAGGGGCCATCCAGACCACTATTGAAAGGTTCACCTTCCCTCACAAATACAAGAAG AGAATACCCCAGGACCTGAAGCTAGGGCTGGAGGACGAGGAATTGGATACAGATGAGAAGTGTACTATCTGTCTATCAATgctggaggatagagaggatGTCAG GAGATTACCCTGCATGCACCTCTTCCACCAGGCGTGTGTAGACCAATGGCTGGCCACCAGTAGGAAATGCCCCATATGCCGGGTGGACATTGAGACCCAGTTGACACCAGACAGCTGA
- the LOC129853818 gene encoding E3 ubiquitin-protein ligase RNF165-like isoform X1 — protein MVLVHVGYLVLPVFGSVRNRGSLFNRQQHSHATSCRHFQLGPHAPLPIDFPMPHPGQPQSGINPHLAPSGHQHPPQLHSPLNPLPPTPQFQDLLVPTFLPQALHQQYLLQQQILEAQNRRIMPPSSRRTPERMPHQPHRLRLGYEFVPALHVLPQPVGQQPRYLAEGTDWDLSVDAGLPPHQYHVRPLPQHFQHYLTSPRMHHFPRNSTSTQVVVHEIRNYPYPQLHLLALQGLNPSRHASAVRESYEELLQLEDRLGSVNRGAIQTTIERFTFPHKYKKRIPQDLKLGLEDEELDTDEKCTICLSMLEDREDVRRLPCMHLFHQACVDQWLATSRKCPICRVDIETQLTPDS, from the exons ATGGTTTTAGTGCATGTCGGATATCTGGTTCTTCCTGTATTTGGCTCAGTAAGAAATAGAG GATCCCTCTTTAACCGGCAGCAGCATAGCCATGCTACCTCTTGCCGGCACTTCCAGCTAGGCCCCCATGCCCCGCTGCCCATTGACTTCCCCATGCCCCACCCAGGTCAGCCCCAGTCGGGCATAAACCCCCACCTGGCTCCCTCTGGCCACCAGCATCCTCCCCAGCTCCACTCGCCCCTCAACCCCTTACCCCCCACACCCCAGTTCCAGGACCTCTTGGTCCCCACTTTCCTACCTCAGGCCTTACACCAGCAATACCTCCTCCAACAGCAGATCCTAGAAGCCCAGAACCGCCGCATCATGCCACCTTCAAG CAGACGCACCCCAGAGAGAATGCCCCACCAGCCCCACAGACTGCGGCTGGGGTACGAGTTTGTTCCTGCCCTCCATGTCCTCCCACAGCCTGTTGGCCAGCAGCCTCGCTACCTGGCCGAAGGCACAGACTG GGACCTGAGTGTGGACGCGGGGCTGCCCCCCCACCAATACCACGTCCGCCCACTTCCCCAGCACTTTCAACACTACCTGACCTCTCCCCGGATGCATCACTTCCCCAGGAACAGCACCTCCACCCAAGTG GTTGTCCATGAGATCAGAAACTACCCGTATCCTCAGTTACACCTGCTGGCCCTGCAGGGCCTCAACCCCTCTCGCCATGCATCCGCTGTGAGAGAGAGCTACGAG GAGCTACTGCAGCTGGAGGACAGGTTGGGCAGTGTGAACCGAGGGGCCATCCAGACCACTATTGAAAGGTTCACCTTCCCTCACAAATACAAGAAG AGAATACCCCAGGACCTGAAGCTAGGGCTGGAGGACGAGGAATTGGATACAGATGAGAAGTGTACTATCTGTCTATCAATgctggaggatagagaggatGTCAG GAGATTACCCTGCATGCACCTCTTCCACCAGGCGTGTGTAGACCAATGGCTGGCCACCAGTAGGAAATGCCCCATATGCCGGGTGGACATTGAGACCCAGTTGACACCAGACAGCTGA